The following coding sequences are from one Gossypium hirsutum isolate 1008001.06 chromosome A12, Gossypium_hirsutum_v2.1, whole genome shotgun sequence window:
- the LOC107946005 gene encoding pentatricopeptide repeat-containing protein At2g31400, chloroplastic codes for MASTPPHCSITATTKPYQNHQYPQNHFKSHRNHHHNNNRNQPHPQKFSLSKPPPSYSNATKHTTAAASAASASSARAPISQTPAPFPSLAPDFSGRRSTRFVSKMHLGRPKTTVNTRHTSVAEEVLQLALLNGQTSLENVLVSFESKLCGSDDYTFLLRELGNRGEHEKAIKCFQFAVRRERRKNEQGKLASAMISILGRLGKVELAMGIFETALREGYGNTVYAFSALISAYGRSGYYDEAIKVFDSMKNYGLKPNSVTYNAVIDACGKGGVEFKRVVEIFDEMLSGGVQPDRITFNSLLAVCSRGGLWEAAMNLFSEMVNRGIDRDIFTYNTLLDAVCKGGQMDLAFDIMAEMPANVLPNVVTYSTMIDGYAKASRFNDALNLFNEMKFLGIGLDRVSYNTLLSIYAKLGRFEEALDICREMEGSGIRKDVVTYNALLGGYGKQGKYDEVRRLFDEMKAQRVSPNLLTYSTVIDVYSKGGLYEEAMDVFREFKRAGLKADVVLYSALIDALCKNGLVESAVSLLDEMTKEGIRPNVVTYNSIIDAFGRSTTSEGLSDTGQISELQTKTSSLVIERGIEADLTDGEDNRIIKIFGQLAAEKGDQAKKGCGVKQEILCILEVFQKMHELEIKPNVVTFSAILNACSRCDSFEDASMLLEELRLFDNQVYGVAHGLLMGYRENVWIQAQSLFDEVKSMDSSTASAFYNALTDMLWHFGQKRRAQLVVLEGKRRQVWENVWSNSCLDLHLMSSGAARAMVHAWLLNIRSVVFEGHELPKLLSILTGWGKHSKVIGDGALKRAVEALLTGMGAPFQLAKCNLGRFISNGPVVAAWLRESGTLKLLVLHDDRTHLENTRFQEISNLQTIPL; via the exons ATGGCGTCAACGCCGCCGCATTGTTCGATCACAGCTACAACAAAGCCTTATCAGAACCATCAGTACCCACAAAACCACTTCAAAAGCCACCGTAATCACCACCATAACAACAACCGTAACCAACCTCACCCCCAAAAATTCTCCCTTTCCAAACCCCCTCCTTCGTATTCCAATGCTACGAAACACACCACCGCCGCCGCTTCTGCCGCTTCTGCCTCCTCCGCCCGTGCTCCAATCTCCCAGACTCCTGCTCCTTTCCCTTCACTCGCCCCTGACTTCTCCGGCCGCCGATCGACTAGGTTCGTCTCGAAAATGCACTTGGGCCGGCCTAAAACTACCGTCAACACACGCCATACTTCTGTAGCTGAAGAAGTCCTTCAACTCGCCTTGCTTAATGGCCAAACCAGCCTCGAAAACGTCCTCGTCTCGTTCGAATCTAAGCTCTGTGGCTCCGATGACTACACTTTCTTGCTTCGAGAGCTTGGGAACAGAGGTGAGCATGAAAAGGCCATTAAATGTTTTCAATTCGCTGttagaagagaaagaagaaaaaatgaacaAGGCAAATTAGCTAGTGCCATGATCAGTATACTTGGTAGATTGGGTAAAGTTGAACTGGCCATGGGTATTTTCGAGACTGCATTAAGGGAAGGTTATGGAAACACTGTTTATGCTTTCTCAGCTTTAATTAGTGCTTATGGGAGAAGTGGGTATTATGATGAAGCCATAAAGGTTTTCGATTCCATGAAAAACTATGGGTTGAAGCCGAATTCTGTTACTTATAATGCTGTGATTGATGCTTGTGGGAAAGGAGGTGTAGAGTTTAAACGGGTTGTGGAGATTTTCGATGAGATGTTAAGTGGTGGAGTGCAGCCGGATCGGATAACGTTTAATTCTTTGCTTGCGGTATGTAGTAGAGGCGGTTTATGGGAAGCTGCAATGAATTTGTTCAGTGAGATGGTTAATAGAGGGATTGATCGAGATATTTTCACTTATAATACACTTTTGGATGCTGTTTGCAAAGGTGGACAAATGGATTTAGCTTTTGATATTATGGCGGAAATGCCTGCGAACGTTTTGCCTAATGTTGTTACTTATAGTACTATGATTGATGGGTACGCAAAGGCCAGTAGATTCAATGATGCACTCAATTTGTTTAATGAAATGAAGTTTTTGGGTATTGGTTTGGATAGAGTTTCGTATAATACGCTGCTTTCAATTTATGCAAAGCTTGGTAGGTTTGAGGAAGCTTTAGATATTTGCCGGGAGATGGAGGGTTCGGGGATTAGGAAGGATGTTGTAACATACAATGCGCTTTTGGGTGGATATGGGAAACAAGGGAAGTATGATGAAGTTAGAAGACTGTTTGATGAGATGAAAGCACAAAGGGTATCACCTAATTTATTGACTTACTCGACCGTAATCGATGTTTATTCAAAGGGTGGTTTATATGAGGAGGCGATGGATGTGTTTAGAGAGTTTAAGCGAGCGGGATTGAAGGCTGATGTTGTGCTATATAGTGCATTAATTGATGCTTTGTGCAAGAATGGGTTGGTGGAATCTGCTGTATCATTGCTCGATGAGATGACAAAGGAAGGGATTAGGCCTAATGTTGTTACGTACAATTCTATAATTGATGCTTTTGGTCGGTCTACAACTTCAGAAGGCTTATCTGATACTGGTCAGATCAGTGAGTTGCAAACCAAAACTTCTTCGTTGGTCATTGAACGTGGGATTGAAGCTGATTTAACAGACGGGGAGGATAACCGGATCATAAAAATATTCGGGCAGCTGGCTGCTGAGAAAGGAGATCAAGCAAAGAAAGGTTGTGGAGTCAAGCAGGAAATCTTATGCATCTTGGAAGTTTTTCAAAAGATGCACGAGTTGGAAATTAAACCGAATGTCGTCACCTTTTCAGCTATCTTAAATGCTTGCAG CCGCTGTGATTCATTCGAGGATGCTTCAATGTTGTTGGAAGAGCTCCGGTTGTTTGATAATCAGGTGTACGGTGTTGCCCATGGGCTTCTTATGGGTTATAGGGAGAATGTTTGGATCCAGGCTCAATCCCTGTTCGATGAAGTAAAGTCAATGGACTCGTCAACTGCTTCTGCCTTTTATAATGCCCTGACTGACATGCTGTGGCACTTTGGTCAG AAACGGCGAGCCCAACTGGTTGTTCTCGAAGGGAAACGCCGGCAAGTATGGGAGAATGTATGGTCTAATTCTTGCCTAGATTTGCATCTTATGTCATCTGGTGCTGCTCGAGCAATGGTGCATGCATGGTTGCTAAACATACGTTCTGTTGTTTTCGAAGGTCACGAATTGCCGAAACTGTTAAG CATTTTGACAGGTTGGGGCAAACATAGCAAGGTAATTGGTGATGGTGCACTAAAGCGGGCCGTTGAAGCTCTCCTGACTGGCATGGGTGCACCCTTTCAGCTTGCTAAGTGTAACTTAGGTAGATTCATATCTAATGGTCCAGTTGTCGCCGCGTGGTTAAGAGAATCGGGCACCCTAAAGTTACTTGTTCTTCACGATGATAGAACCCATCTCGAAAACACTAGGTTTCAAGAAATCTCAAATTTACAGACAATCCCATTGTAG